Proteins from a genomic interval of Arvicola amphibius chromosome 10, mArvAmp1.2, whole genome shotgun sequence:
- the Tmem270 gene encoding transmembrane protein 270, which yields MEAAPRVRSGLLRILVQVGRLCAMLIQNRRHLYDFLLLKMAAFQQWVLGLAQEARGSGGDQARLLPGVIITCPLSLALQAGLALLWVPLWLLLWGPRLAYNIGLGCTRTVRLALWHLGVWEPLGLSATTFRDLCISCLHGLMLVALLMLLLTWRLVQKAHRFTLGWLPSQNSVLLEALARLRRLYLWVEHMTTVTSWNLAYLVTWTTCLASHLLQAAFEHTAQLAQAQEAKSQETSGPPSPQFLIPESSTTEAGPFPSQPGTPGE from the exons ATGGAGGCCGCTCCCCGGGTCAGATCCGGCCTCCTTAGAATTCTGGTGCAGGTTGGGAGGCTCTGTGCGATG CTGATCCAGAACCGCAGGCACCTGTACGACTTCCTGCTCCTCAAGATGGCCGCCTTTCagcagtgggtgctgggactggccCAGGAGGCCCGGGGCTCTGGCGGCGACCAGGCTCGCCTGCTTCCGGGAGTCATCATAACCTGTCCCCTGAGCTTGGCCCTTCAAGCTGGACTGGCATTGCTTTGGGTCCCCCTGTGGTTGCTGCTCTGGGGACCCAGGTTGGCATACAACATCGGGCTGGGCTGCACTCGTACCGTGAGACTGGCCCTGTGGCACTTAGGTGTCTGGGAACCTCTGGGCCTGTCTGCCACCACCTTCAGGGACCTGTGTATCTCCTGTCTGCATGGCCTGATGCTGGTGGCCTTGCTGATGCTGCTGTTGACCTGGAGGCTGGTGCAGAAAGCCCATCGCTTTACTCTGGGCTGGTTGCCCAGCCAG AATTCTGTGTTGCTGGAAGCCCTGGCCCGGCTGAGACGGCTCTACTTGTGGGTGGAGCACATGACCACAGTCACTTCCTGGAACCTGGCCTATCTTGTCACTTGGACCACCTGTCTTGCTTCTCACCTGcttcaggctgcctttgaacacACAGCCCAACTGGCCCAGGCTCAGGAAGCCAAATCCCAGGAGACCTCAGGGCCCCCTTCGCCTCAGTTCTTAATTCCAGAGTCCTCCACCACTGAGGCTGGGCCCTTCCCATCCCAGCCTGGAACCCCCGGAGAATAA